The sequence ACGGCGTGCACAACGCCCGTTGCCCCCGATATGGACATACTCACCAATACCGAAAAGCTCCAGAGGATCAGGAAAACGGTGATTGAGCTTCTGCTCGTGAACCACCCCCTTGAGTGCCCCGTGTGCGATAAGGGCGGTGAATGTACGCTTCAGGATCTCACCTACGAAGTCGGACTCACCAAGGTCCGCTTTGACGCCAAACCCGCCGACACACCGGTTGACCACACCAACCCTTTTATTGAGAGGGACGTGGACAGATGTGTGCTCTGCGGACGCTGCGTAAGAATCTGTGACGAAGTGGTAAATATACAGGCGATAAGCTTCATAAACCGCGGCATGGAAACAATGATCGGAACAGCTTTCGATCAGCCGTGGAACTGCGAATTCTGCGGACAGTGCATAAGCGTCTGCCCCGTGGGTTCGCTTAACAACAGAGTTTATCTCTTCAAAAACAGACCGTGGAACCTTGAAAAAACGGATTCCGTATGCGGTCTCTGCGGATGCGGCTGCTACATAGAGCTTGAAACCGAAGGCAGTGAGCTTTACAGAATGGGCGAGCTTCCCGAAAAGGGCGCAAACCACGGCAATCTCTGCGCGAAGGGCAGATTCGGCTTTGAATTTGTAAACAGCGTGAAGCGGGAAACCTCTGCGAAAGTCAGAGCCGCAGGGGAACTTGCCGATGCGGACTTCGATCAGGCTGTGGTGACTGTTGCTGAAAAAGTTAAAAGCATCAGGGCTCAGCACGGAGCGGAAGCTGTCGCGGTTCTCGTTTCGCCGAGGCTCACCAACGAAGAGGCGTTCCTTGCGAATAAGCTTGCCAAGGAAGTGATAGGAACAGGCGGCATGTATGCCCTTGAGCCGCATTCATCACTCCCCGAAGCCACTTACGCCGACATAGAAAAAAGTGACGCTGTAGCGGTGCTCAATATAGATGTAACTGAAGCCAATCCCATTCTCGGTCTTGCGGTCAGAGCCGCTGCCAGAATGAACGAGGCTCCGCTTTATGTCTTCTACCCTTCGGAAACAGCCCTGAAAAGACTCGCTGAAAAGCAGTTCACCGGAACCCCCGATGAGGTGTACGCGAGCATGACAAGGCTGGTTGAAGGACAGGGCGCTGAGGCTGCCGTGCTTGAAGTTCTCAAAAAAGCAGAGAAGCCGGTAGCGGTTTACAACCCATACAATACGGCGGATCTCTGGTTCGTTTCAGAGCTGAAAAAACAGGTTCCGGCACTTAAACTCGCGGCGGCAAGAGCCAAGGCAAACTCTCAGGGTATTGTTGACATGGGTGCTCTGGACGCGGCGAAGCTGAAAGAAGGAATACAGAACAAAACGATAAAAGCTCTTCTTTGCTTCGGTGAAAACCCTGCGGTGAGAACAGGCTGGGCGGATCTTTCACTGGATTCTCTCGAACTGCTCGCTGTTACGGATCCTTTCATGAGCGAAACGGCTAAAAAAGCCTCCGTTTATATCCCTGTGGCAACATACGCAGAGAAGGACGGTAGCTTCACAAGCCTTGAGGGAAGAGTGCAGACGGTAAACAGGGCTCTCTGCAAAGGGCTTAAAACCGATGCCGAAGTCGTGGCTGCTCTTGCGGCAAGGCTCGGCGGCAGTCTGCCTTCCTGCTCATGCGAAGTGAGAGAGCTGATACGCAAAGAGGTTCCCCTTTACAAAGAAGCCGACTTTGACGGCGGAGTAATAAGCTACCCCTATGCGGTGAAAGGCGAATTTGAAAAGCCTGCGAAAGCGGCTGCGGGAGAGGGCGCTTACTTCCTCTACCCCTCATCACTCAGACTTCATTCAGGCTCATACACCAGATGGTCTCCGGATCTCGCCAAGGTTTACGGCGAGCCTAAGCTTGAGATTTCCCCCGCTGACGCGGAGGCTCTCGGACTCGGTGACGGAGACGCTGTGAGCGTGAGCGCTGCGGGGATCACTAAGGTCTTCAAGGTTCATGTGGAAAAACACATGACGAAAGGCTGTGCGGCTCTGCCGGAAGACTACGTCGACACGGCGCAGATCTTCAGCAAAGGCAGATACCACAAAGTGTCTCTGGGTAAAAAAGGTTGAAAGACATTAAAGATATATGAGGTAGAGGAATGTTGCTCCCTATAGTTTTCACAATAATCAAGATACTGATCATTGTAACTGTAATCCTCCTCGCGGTGGCATACATGACGTATGCCGAGCGTAAGGTTATAGGCGCAATGCAGGTACGTCTGGGGCCGATGCATACCGGACCTTACGGTCTTCTTCAGCCCATCGCGGACGCGGTGAAGCTGATCGCAAAGGAAGACCTTACGCCCGATATGGTTGACAGACCGGTTTTCATCTTAGCTCCTTTGCTTACGATGGTTCCGGCGCTGGCAGGGTTTGCCGTGATTCCCTTCGCCGACAATTTCACTGTGTTCGGCATGGAGATAAAGCCCTATATAACTGATCTTAACATTGGTCTTCTTTATGTTCTGGCGATTTCGTCCGTGGGTACTTACGGCGTTATCATGTCAGGCTGGGCTTCAAACTCAAAATACGCCCTTCTGGGCAGCCTGCGTTCTTCGGCTCAGGTGCTGAGCTACGAAACGGCTATGGGGCTTGCCCTTGTCGCGCCTGTTCTGCTGGCGGGTTCACTCTCTCTGAGAGAGATCACCCTCGCTCAGTCGGGGATGTGGTTTGTTGTTCCGCAGATAGTGGCTTTCATGGTTTACCTTATAGCCGCCATCGCAGAAACAAACAGAGCGCCCTTCGACCTTGCGGAAGCTGAGACCGAAATCGTTGCGGGCTTCCATGTGGAATACTCCTCAATGAAATTCGCCCTCTTCTTCCTTGGCGAATACGCAAATATGTACCTTGTTTCCACAATCGCCGTTGTTATGTTCCTCGGCGGATGGAACGGACCCTTTCTGCCTCCCTTGGTATGGTTCGTCCTCAAGGTTCTGTTCATTATGTTTATCTTCCTCTGGCTGAGAGCCACTCTCCCCAGACTCCGCTTCGACCAGCTTATGAGTCTCGGCTGGAAGGTACTTATACCGATCGCACTTGCCAATCTTATGATAACGGCAATCGTGGTCCACATTGTCAGGTAGGGGTGAAGCATGAAAAATATATTCGATACTCTGCTCTTAACTGAAATTTTTCAGGGTCTGGGAATTACTCTGAAACATTTGTTCAAGAAAAAGGTTACGTACAAATACCCCTTTGAGGATACCCCGATTTTCCCGAGGTTCAGAGGGGTGCAGTATATCAAAACCCACGAGAACGGCGCTACGAAATGTGTGGGCTGCTATCTCTGTCAGAAGGTATGCCCTTCCGAGTGCATACACATAGTGACAGACTGCGGTCCTAACGGCGAAAGACTGATCCGCAAATACGAGCTTGATCTTTCCCGCTGCATTTACTGCGGTTTCTGCGAAGAGGCATGCCCTGTCGACGCTGTTCACATGGGACGCAACTATCACACGACAGACTCAACAAGAGACCATTATGTGATAAACATGAAAACTCTTTCTGAAAACTACAAAAAGGAACTGGCTGACGCACAGGCTAAAGGAGAGCAGTTATGATGGCGCAGGTTGCATTTTACATTCTTGCGGGTTTGGCTGTGGTATCAGCTCTCGGTGTTATCACCCGTGAGAACCCCGTTCACTCGGCTCTATGGATGCTCCTCACGTTTTTCAGCGTTGCGGGAATCTTTGTTCAGCTCGGTGCGGAATTCGTCGCGGCGATTCAGGTTCTCGTCTACGCAGGCGCGATTCTGGTTCTGTATCTCTTCGTGGTCATGCTGCTTAACCCCCGTTCGGGCGGTTTCATAAGGATGCCCGCTAAATACATAATCGGATCGGCTGTTTCGATTGTGGTCTTCTTTCAGATAGCTATAACCATCTGGAGCTCCGGCATTCTCAAAACCGGCGCTATCGGACCGCTCCCCTACGCCGAAGGCATGAACAACGTCAGAGCATACGGAAACGTACTGTTCACTAAGTATCTGGTACCCTTTGAAATCGCTTCCATACTTCTTCTTGTTGCGATGATCGGTGCCATCGTAATAGCAAGAAAGGACTAGGAGGGGATTATGGAATTGACGCTGGCTCATTACCTTATACTCAGCGCGGTTATATTCGCCCTTGGAATGACAGGGGTACTGATAAGGAAAAACCTCATCGTTATGTTTATGTCGCTGGAGCTTATGCTCAATGCGGTGAACATCAATCTGGCTGCTTTTTCCAACTATCTGCAGGATATGACCGGACAGATTTTCATAGTCTTCGTCATGGCGGTTGCCGCTGCGGAGGCCGCAGTGGGACTCGCGCTCATTATCAGTCTGTTTCGGAACAAGCAGACTATTAATGCCGAAGAACTTAATATTATGAGAGGATAGGGGTAGGATATGCATTTGGAGGTCTTGATACTTCTCGGGCCGTTGGTTGCTTTTCTTATCAACGGTCTGTTCGGAAGGCTCTACATCAAAAATAACGCGCATTTTGTCGCGATTGCGGGTGTCGGTCTTTCATGGATTGTGTCCATCATCACTTTTTTCAGAGTGATGGGCGGTCACAGTGTGGATGCCACCCTATATAACTGGGTTGCCGCGGGCAAGTTCAGTGTTCCCTTCGGAATACTTGTCGACCCGCTTACAGCAATAATGCTCATAGTGGTTACCACCGTCAGCACTATGGTGCACATCTACTCAATGGGATATATGCACGATGACGAAGGCTACTGGAGATTCTTCACTTATCTCTCTGTGTTCACCTTCTCAATGCTCATACTCGTTATGGGCAACAACTTCCTCATGCTTTTCGTGGGCTGGGAGCTTGTGGGTCTTTCATCCTACCTGCTTATCGGTTTCTGGTTCTATAAAAAGAGTGCTGCGGACGCATGTAAGAAAGCTTTCGTAATGAACAGGGTAGGTGACTTCGGTTTCTACATTGGTCTTCTGCTCGTTATAATCACCTTTAAAGGTCTTAACTACAGCGATGCTTTCCAGTATGAGTCCATTCAGGCGATAAAAGCCAGCACTTACACAGTGTTCGGCATGCAGTTCAGCCTGATCGACCTCATGACGCTCGGTCTCTTCTGCGGCGCCATGGGTAAATCAGCTCAGTTTCCGCTGCATACTTGGCTGCCCGACGCGATGGAAGGTCCCACACCGGTTTCGGCTCTTATCCACGCCGCGACGATGGTTACGGCAGGGGTCTACATGGTTGCGCGCTGCAACGCTCTGTTCGCTGAGGCGCACATCACCAGCATGCTTGTTGTGTATGTCGGTATGTTCACCGCTTTACTCGGCGCTACCATAGGTCTTACACAGTACGACCTTAAGCGCATACTCGCATACTCAACAGTTTCCCAGCTCGGCTACATGATAATGGCTACCGGCGTGGGCGCTTATGTTGCGGGTATATTCCACCTGTTTACACACGCTTTCTTCAAGGGTCTTCTTTTCCTCTGCTCAGGTTCTGTTATGCACGCTATGCACGGCGACCTTGATGTGAGAAAGATGGGCGGACTTAAAAAGAAAATGCCGATTACATACTGGACATACCTCATAGGCTGTATAGCCATTGCCGGTATCCCACCCCTTGCGGGCTTCTGGTCAAAGGACGAAATCCTCGCCATGACCTTCGCGAACGGTCACATGTTCCCTTGGTTCGTGGCGACTGTGGTTGCGGGCATGACGGCTTTCTATATGTTCCGTTCCTTCTTCCTCGTGTTTGAGGGAACTCCCAGAGACCAGCATATGCACGACCATGCCCACGAATCACCCGCTTCAATGACCGCTCCGCTGGTCTTCCTCGCCATTCTTTCTGTTCTGGCGGGCGCAGTGTTCGGTTATCCGCTGGAAAACGGCTTCATACACCACTTCCTCGGACCGGTACTCACCCCTGAAGGAGCGCACCCGCACCATCTTGAGCACTCGACAGCTCTGATGCTGATGGTACTCTCCATAGTGGTTGCCTCTGCGGGCATATTCGTAAGCTGGCTGTATTACATCAAGGTTCCCTCACTGCCGGGAAAAACCGTCAAGGCTTTCAAGCCCGTCCATACCTTCTTTTACAACAAGTGGTTCTTCGACGAGCTTTATGACGCGATTATCGTTTTCCCCATAGTGACTATCTCCAAGTTCCTTTGGAGAGGCTTTGACGTAAACGTGATAGACTTCACCGTAAACGCATTCGGCAAAGTGCCCATGTTCATCGGCGGAGTGGCAAGACACCTTCAGACAGGGCGCATGCAGACATACATCTTTACGATGGTTGTCGGCGTGATCGTGCTGTTCACAATATTTTACACGGTATAAGGGGGAGTTAAGAGATGATGGAAAACATCCTTTCAATACTGATTTTCTTCCCGCTGGTTGCCGCTTTTGTCATTTTCCTGTTCCTCCGGGGCGGAAAAACTACGATGTGGGCGACTTTCATCGCAACCATTATTGAGCTCATCCTCACTATACCGCTGATGACCTCATTTGATAAGACAACAGCAGCAATGCAGTTCGTCGAAAAGGCTGACTGGATCCCCGCTCTGGGAGTTCAGTATTATGTAGGAGTTGATGGAATATCAATTCTCATGATTTTCCTTACGACTCTGCTCACGGCGATTGCGGTTCTCGGTTCCTTCACCTACATCCAGAAGCGCCAGAGAGAGTTCTATCTCGCTCTGCTCGTGCTGGAAACAGGAATGGTCGGCGTATTCCTCGCCCTTGACTTCTTCCTTTTCTACATCTTCTGGGAGGCTATGCTCATACCCATGTACCTTATAATAGGCGTATGGGGCGGCAAAAGAAGGATATACGCAGCGGTTAAGTTCTTCCTTTTCACCCTTGCGGGTTCAGTGCTTATGATGCTTGCAATCATAGCCCTGTTCTTCAAGCACGGCGAAATTACGGGAGTATACACATTCGATATAATGGCTATCACCGCTCAGGCTGTTAAATACACAGCGGGATTCCAGACTATCATATTCCTCGCCTTCTTCCTCGGCTTCGCCATCAAGGTTCCCATGTTTCCGGTTCATACATGGCTTCCTGATGCGCACGTTGAGGCGCCCACGGCAGGTTCGGTTATACTTGCGGGCGTACTGCTTAAAATGGGCACATACGGATTTTTAAGATTCTGCCTTCCCATAACTCCGGCGGCTTCCATAAGCTTCATGCCTTTTGTCGCGATCCTTTCCGTGATAGCGATTGTTTACGGCGCGCTGGTGGCTATGGTGCAGAGTGATGTTAAAAAGCTTGTTGCCTACTCCTCTGTGAGCCATATGGGCTTTGTGACTCTCGGTATCTACGCCATAAATCAGGCAGGGATCGAGGGCGGCATCCTCCAGATGTTCAACCACGGTATAATAACAGGCGCGCTGTTCCTTCTGATCGGCGCAATATATGAAAGAACCCACACAAGGGAGATTTCCGAGTACGGCGGTATAGCGGCAAGCGTGCCGATGTTCGCCACAATCTTCCTTATATTCACCATGGGTTCCATAGGTCTTCCGGGCATGGGCGCATTCATAGGTGAGTTTCTTGTCCTTGTGGGTGCGTTTGAAGCTTTCAGTGACTATGCGATAATAGCCGCCAGCGGCGTTATCTTCGCGGCTGTGTACATGCTCTGGATGTACCAGAGAGTGCTTTACGAAAGCCTCAACAAACGCTGGGAAAACCTGAAAGACATGAACCTCAGAGAGATAATCTACATTATGCCTCTCTTGATCATTGTTTTCTGGGTCGGTATTTACCCTGAAACATTCACATCCTATATGCACGAAAGCGTGAGACACCTTGTTGAGCAAGTGTTTAGCGCCGGCGTGGCGATGAAATAAGGAGGCTGATGATGACACCGCAGTTATTTAATGACATCATCACGGTTTACCCCGAAATTCTGATGACGATATTCGCGCTTACGCTTATCGTTATTGATGTTGTGGCGGGGGATAAAATGAAGGCAAGCGTGGGCTACTTCGGCATAGCATTCGTCGTTCTTGTGGCTCTTCTCTGTCCTGCCGGACCTTTTATCGGCTTCAGCAATATGCTTATATGGGACAACTTCAGCTATGTGTTCTTCCTGATATTCGCAATGGCGTACACACTGACCACACTCGGTTCCATAGAGTATCTGAAAGACAGAAACATACTGAAAGGCGAAATCTACATAGTTATGTTCTTCAGCCTCATCGGCATGATGTTTATGGTCAGTGCAAATGACCTCACTATCTTCTATGTGGGTCTTGAGACCATGGCGATTTCAATGTATGTTCTCGCCGGCTTCAACAAACACTGCCTCAAGTCAAACGAAGCAGGCGTTAAGTATTTCCTTATGGGCGCTTTCTCCTCAGGTCTTTTCCTGTACGGGCTGTCGTTCATATACGGACTTACCGGAAGCCTCACCTACACAGACATAGCCGCCGCTCTTCAGGGGCACGGCAGTGATTCTCTGGGCATTAAGTTCGGTCTTCTGCTTATGCTTGTGGGCTTTGCGTTCAAAATATCCGCAGTCCCCTTCCATATGTGGGCTCCGGATGTTTACACCGGTTCTCCCACACCTATAGCGGGCTTTATGACTGTCGCTCCCAAGGCGGCTGCGTTCGGCGCGCTTATACGCTTTACATGGGTTGCCGTGGCTCCCGCTTCCGAGCAGTGGACACTCTTCTTCACCATCCTTGCCGTTCTTACAATGACATACGGCAACCTTGTGGCTCTCGCTCAGGAAAATGTGAAGAGGATGCTTGCCTACTCAGCAATAGCCCATGCGGGTTATATGCTCATAGGTCTCGTGACCATGACTCCGGAAGGGTTCAGAGCGATCACAATCTATCTGCTGATTTACAGCTTCATGAATATCGGCGCTTTTACAGTCATCGGACTGCTTAAAAACAAGGGCATGATAGATGATGAGAGAATAGAAAGCTTCGCGGGACTCTCCAAAAAGAATCCTCTCGTTGCTCTTGCCATGCTGCTTTTCATGTTCTCTCTGGCGGGCATTCCTCCGCTTGCGGGATTCGTGGGCAAGTTCTATATCTTTGTCGCCGCTATCAAGGCAGAAATGTACTGGCTTGCCGTAGTGGGTGTCCTCAACAGCGCCCTTGCGTGCTACTACTATATGCGAGTTACAATATTCATGTACTTCAGAGAGTCGGAATACGAAACCGAGCTTACGCTTAAAGCTCCCGCCTTTGTGGCAACTTTTATAGCTGCTGTGCTGGTGGTGCTTGTGGGTTTCTTCCCCTCTTTCTTCGTAAACCTTGTAAGCTCGCTTACGGTATAACGGGGTAAAATGATGGAAGCATCTGTAAGGAAAGCACTCGAAGAGGCAAGAGAGAAAAAAGCACTGTCGTATGAGTTTTATAACAAACTGCTTAAGGTCGTGAGTGATCTCAGCACCAAGGAGCTTATTAAGGATCTTATGGAGCAGAAGAAAAAGCATCAAGAGATCATTGAGCAGGCGCTTGAGACAGGTTCTCTTGATAACCTCGGGCTGGATGTGAGCTGCCGCTGGAAAGGGCTCGGGATAGGCAAAGGTGTCAAACCCGAAGTCGTAACCGGTGAGCTCACTGTTCAGGATGTGCTTCTGATAGCCATCAGATACGAAGATAACTCAGTGAAGTACTATGAAGAACTGTCTGAAAAGTTTAAGGGAACTCCCGCAGGGGAAGTTTTCTTCAAGCTGGCAAGCGATGAGGCATGCCATAGGAACGATGTTCAGCGCATGTATGACGACATAGTAAATCTTGAGAATTAAAAAGGCGGCTGTACTGTTGTCTTTATACCTAGGCGGGGGCTGATGCTCCCGCCTTTTTTATTTTACGGTAAAAATTTACCGTCCATGGAAATTTTTATACACGCTCACGCCGTGGTGAACACGGCTTCACTTCGCACGGCGCATTATCTGTCTTGCCGCTCCAAAAACTACATCCTGTGTTTTTTCCGCACACGCTCGCGCCGAAACAGGTTCGGCTTCGCTTCGCACGGCGCAGTTCCATCCATGGAACTGTTTGCGTCCCGAGGAAAGAAGAGGACATTAATAATTACCCTTCAACAAGCCCCTTTTCTGTGAGGAACATTTTGCGGGCGCCGATTTTTTCGATGAAGTTGAGGTCATGGGAGACGATCAGCATTGTTTTGTCTATGTCCCTGAGTATTTCAGCGAGTTTATCTTCGCTTTTTTTGTCCAGAGCGGCGGACGGCTCATCAAGTAAAAGTATCTCAGGCTTCATCACGAGAACGGACGCGAGGGCTACCATCTTCTTTTCCCCGCCTGAGAGGTTCAGGGTGACACGGTCACGGAGATGACGTATATGCAGCTCGCTGAGCATGGCTTCCGCCTTCGCCACAGCCTCAGGCTGCTTCATGCCGTCATTCAGGAGACCGAACGCAACCTCTTCTATCACTGTAGGGGCGATTATCTGATCATCCGGATCCTGAAAAAGGAAGCCGATCTCCCGCCTTGCCTGAGTGAAGTCTTTTTCCGTCACTAATTTTCTGTGATGTATCTCAACATGTCCGCCGCATACAGCGCCGAGACCGACAATTGCCTTAAGCAGAGTGGTTTTGCCTGCCCCATTGGGACCGAGAACGGCGATTTTGTCTTTATGAGTGAGGTTGATGCTTACGTTTTCAAAGAGAATCTTGTCCGCTGTGCGGCATGAGATGCTGTTCAGGGAAAGTGTGCAGCTCATATAAGCTGCCCGATTGTAAGCGCTGTCTGAATAAGGAGCACAAACACCAGAGCCGCATCGGATGCGGTCAGAGAGTGAGTATTGAAGGGATAAAGCTTTCCTTTAAATCCTCTGAGAATCATTGCGTGATGAAGCGATTTTGCCTTTTCCATGCTTTTTACGAACAGCATACCCACCAGATACCCGAATGTTTTGTAAGTGAACAGGTTAGTTTTCGGATTAAAGCACCGTATCCGCAGAGAGTCACGCATTTTTTTGTACTCAGCGCCGAGAATCTCAATGTATTTTATAACAAAGAATAAAAGTACTGTAAACCTGTCGGGAAATTTCAGCCCGCAGAAGCCGTAGTAAATCCCCATTGCTCCGTGGGGAGCGAAAAGGAGCAAATTTGCGCTGAGAATCAGGTTTGCCCTGAGAAAAATCAGAAGAGCGTATGATGTGTCACGATGGAAAATGAGAACTGTGGCACATATGAAAAGTATCACAAGATTAAGCCTAAGCAGGCGGAGGAAGGGACGGAAAGCAGATTTGAAAGACACGGCAGCCAGAAACAGGGCGAATACAGCGTCATACGCTGTTATTTCTGTCCTGAACGCGATCAGCAGAGAGTAAACCACGGCAGCGGCTATGGCGACAGCGGGAGAGAACTTCATTTCTTCCTGAAAAGCATGAAAAGACCGAAGATTCCGAAGAGGTAGCCTATCCCCGCGATAATCTTATCTGTATTTGTGCGTCCCTTGTCTATCGCTGCCTGTATTTCAACAGTCTGCTTGCCCAGCTCCTGACGGATCATAGAACGCAAAGCATCTTCATCAACAGTCGGCAGAGTTTCTGTTTTTTCGGAGGTCTCACTGTTTTCCGTCAGCGGTTCAGCCGTTACCTCCGCCTTGGCGAAGTGCCCCATGCCTGCGTCAACATTAACGAAGAATGAAGAGGGCAGCTCTCCGCTGAGCACAGCTTCTCCGTTTTCACTGAGGGTTCCTTTGAACAGAACATGCCCGTCTGTTCCTGTGACCGTATAAGCGCAGCTTTTGCAGTAGGTTCCGTCGCCGAAGTAGGATGTTATGTTCAGGGTGCCGCCTTCATAGACGGCAAGCACATTGAGTCTGTGAGCATGAGCGGCTGAAAATGCTGAAAAA is a genomic window of Geovibrio thiophilus containing:
- a CDS encoding molybdopterin-dependent oxidoreductase; protein product: MVTLKIDGIQVEVPKDYTILQAAEKAGVHIPVLCHDSRLNPFGACRVCLIEAVGNPRMMTACTTPVAPDMDILTNTEKLQRIRKTVIELLLVNHPLECPVCDKGGECTLQDLTYEVGLTKVRFDAKPADTPVDHTNPFIERDVDRCVLCGRCVRICDEVVNIQAISFINRGMETMIGTAFDQPWNCEFCGQCISVCPVGSLNNRVYLFKNRPWNLEKTDSVCGLCGCGCYIELETEGSELYRMGELPEKGANHGNLCAKGRFGFEFVNSVKRETSAKVRAAGELADADFDQAVVTVAEKVKSIRAQHGAEAVAVLVSPRLTNEEAFLANKLAKEVIGTGGMYALEPHSSLPEATYADIEKSDAVAVLNIDVTEANPILGLAVRAAARMNEAPLYVFYPSETALKRLAEKQFTGTPDEVYASMTRLVEGQGAEAAVLEVLKKAEKPVAVYNPYNTADLWFVSELKKQVPALKLAAARAKANSQGIVDMGALDAAKLKEGIQNKTIKALLCFGENPAVRTGWADLSLDSLELLAVTDPFMSETAKKASVYIPVATYAEKDGSFTSLEGRVQTVNRALCKGLKTDAEVVAALAARLGGSLPSCSCEVRELIRKEVPLYKEADFDGGVISYPYAVKGEFEKPAKAAAGEGAYFLYPSSLRLHSGSYTRWSPDLAKVYGEPKLEISPADAEALGLGDGDAVSVSAAGITKVFKVHVEKHMTKGCAALPEDYVDTAQIFSKGRYHKVSLGKKG
- the nuoH gene encoding NADH-quinone oxidoreductase subunit NuoH translates to MLLPIVFTIIKILIIVTVILLAVAYMTYAERKVIGAMQVRLGPMHTGPYGLLQPIADAVKLIAKEDLTPDMVDRPVFILAPLLTMVPALAGFAVIPFADNFTVFGMEIKPYITDLNIGLLYVLAISSVGTYGVIMSGWASNSKYALLGSLRSSAQVLSYETAMGLALVAPVLLAGSLSLREITLAQSGMWFVVPQIVAFMVYLIAAIAETNRAPFDLAEAETEIVAGFHVEYSSMKFALFFLGEYANMYLVSTIAVVMFLGGWNGPFLPPLVWFVLKVLFIMFIFLWLRATLPRLRFDQLMSLGWKVLIPIALANLMITAIVVHIVR
- the nuoI gene encoding NADH-quinone oxidoreductase subunit NuoI → MKNIFDTLLLTEIFQGLGITLKHLFKKKVTYKYPFEDTPIFPRFRGVQYIKTHENGATKCVGCYLCQKVCPSECIHIVTDCGPNGERLIRKYELDLSRCIYCGFCEEACPVDAVHMGRNYHTTDSTRDHYVINMKTLSENYKKELADAQAKGEQL
- a CDS encoding NADH-quinone oxidoreductase subunit J, which encodes MAQVAFYILAGLAVVSALGVITRENPVHSALWMLLTFFSVAGIFVQLGAEFVAAIQVLVYAGAILVLYLFVVMLLNPRSGGFIRMPAKYIIGSAVSIVVFFQIAITIWSSGILKTGAIGPLPYAEGMNNVRAYGNVLFTKYLVPFEIASILLLVAMIGAIVIARKD
- the nuoK gene encoding NADH-quinone oxidoreductase subunit NuoK, giving the protein MELTLAHYLILSAVIFALGMTGVLIRKNLIVMFMSLELMLNAVNINLAAFSNYLQDMTGQIFIVFVMAVAAAEAAVGLALIISLFRNKQTINAEELNIMRG
- the nuoL gene encoding NADH-quinone oxidoreductase subunit L, translating into MHLEVLILLGPLVAFLINGLFGRLYIKNNAHFVAIAGVGLSWIVSIITFFRVMGGHSVDATLYNWVAAGKFSVPFGILVDPLTAIMLIVVTTVSTMVHIYSMGYMHDDEGYWRFFTYLSVFTFSMLILVMGNNFLMLFVGWELVGLSSYLLIGFWFYKKSAADACKKAFVMNRVGDFGFYIGLLLVIITFKGLNYSDAFQYESIQAIKASTYTVFGMQFSLIDLMTLGLFCGAMGKSAQFPLHTWLPDAMEGPTPVSALIHAATMVTAGVYMVARCNALFAEAHITSMLVVYVGMFTALLGATIGLTQYDLKRILAYSTVSQLGYMIMATGVGAYVAGIFHLFTHAFFKGLLFLCSGSVMHAMHGDLDVRKMGGLKKKMPITYWTYLIGCIAIAGIPPLAGFWSKDEILAMTFANGHMFPWFVATVVAGMTAFYMFRSFFLVFEGTPRDQHMHDHAHESPASMTAPLVFLAILSVLAGAVFGYPLENGFIHHFLGPVLTPEGAHPHHLEHSTALMLMVLSIVVASAGIFVSWLYYIKVPSLPGKTVKAFKPVHTFFYNKWFFDELYDAIIVFPIVTISKFLWRGFDVNVIDFTVNAFGKVPMFIGGVARHLQTGRMQTYIFTMVVGVIVLFTIFYTV
- a CDS encoding NADH-quinone oxidoreductase subunit M; translated protein: MMENILSILIFFPLVAAFVIFLFLRGGKTTMWATFIATIIELILTIPLMTSFDKTTAAMQFVEKADWIPALGVQYYVGVDGISILMIFLTTLLTAIAVLGSFTYIQKRQREFYLALLVLETGMVGVFLALDFFLFYIFWEAMLIPMYLIIGVWGGKRRIYAAVKFFLFTLAGSVLMMLAIIALFFKHGEITGVYTFDIMAITAQAVKYTAGFQTIIFLAFFLGFAIKVPMFPVHTWLPDAHVEAPTAGSVILAGVLLKMGTYGFLRFCLPITPAASISFMPFVAILSVIAIVYGALVAMVQSDVKKLVAYSSVSHMGFVTLGIYAINQAGIEGGILQMFNHGIITGALFLLIGAIYERTHTREISEYGGIAASVPMFATIFLIFTMGSIGLPGMGAFIGEFLVLVGAFEAFSDYAIIAASGVIFAAVYMLWMYQRVLYESLNKRWENLKDMNLREIIYIMPLLIIVFWVGIYPETFTSYMHESVRHLVEQVFSAGVAMK
- a CDS encoding NADH-quinone oxidoreductase subunit N, giving the protein MMTPQLFNDIITVYPEILMTIFALTLIVIDVVAGDKMKASVGYFGIAFVVLVALLCPAGPFIGFSNMLIWDNFSYVFFLIFAMAYTLTTLGSIEYLKDRNILKGEIYIVMFFSLIGMMFMVSANDLTIFYVGLETMAISMYVLAGFNKHCLKSNEAGVKYFLMGAFSSGLFLYGLSFIYGLTGSLTYTDIAAALQGHGSDSLGIKFGLLLMLVGFAFKISAVPFHMWAPDVYTGSPTPIAGFMTVAPKAAAFGALIRFTWVAVAPASEQWTLFFTILAVLTMTYGNLVALAQENVKRMLAYSAIAHAGYMLIGLVTMTPEGFRAITIYLLIYSFMNIGAFTVIGLLKNKGMIDDERIESFAGLSKKNPLVALAMLLFMFSLAGIPPLAGFVGKFYIFVAAIKAEMYWLAVVGVLNSALACYYYMRVTIFMYFRESEYETELTLKAPAFVATFIAAVLVVLVGFFPSFFVNLVSSLTV
- a CDS encoding ferritin family protein; translated protein: MMEASVRKALEEAREKKALSYEFYNKLLKVVSDLSTKELIKDLMEQKKKHQEIIEQALETGSLDNLGLDVSCRWKGLGIGKGVKPEVVTGELTVQDVLLIAIRYEDNSVKYYEELSEKFKGTPAGEVFFKLASDEACHRNDVQRMYDDIVNLEN
- a CDS encoding energy-coupling factor ABC transporter ATP-binding protein, translating into MSCTLSLNSISCRTADKILFENVSINLTHKDKIAVLGPNGAGKTTLLKAIVGLGAVCGGHVEIHHRKLVTEKDFTQARREIGFLFQDPDDQIIAPTVIEEVAFGLLNDGMKQPEAVAKAEAMLSELHIRHLRDRVTLNLSGGEKKMVALASVLVMKPEILLLDEPSAALDKKSEDKLAEILRDIDKTMLIVSHDLNFIEKIGARKMFLTEKGLVEG